A region of the Brachyhypopomus gauderio isolate BG-103 chromosome 11, BGAUD_0.2, whole genome shotgun sequence genome:
ccatccatccatccatccatctatctatctatctatctatctatctatctatctatctatctatctatctatctatctatctatctatctatctatctatctatctatctatctatctatctatctatctatctatctttatCTGCCCCTGCCTCTCTGGGAATGCTCAATATTCTGAGTCATGCACAGGGGGACACTCTGAGATGTAAATACCTTCCAAAGCACCAAAGTCAAAAATGAACTCAGATTCATCAGAACTCTTCACCCTTCAACCAAAAAAGAACGCTTAACGTTTTTAAGGTTTTCCTTACAATTACATGTGTTTTCTGATTGGTAATAACGTTATTGGTATTATTGCAAACACTGTCCTTTGGTTTGATGTATGCTTTCTCATTCTTTCCTTTAGAAAAATTGATTCATTGATGATTGATATATTGATACATTGAGGGTTGTTTCCATGATTCCTTGCTGCACTCTCCTCCTTATATTTATCCAGGGAAGTGTATCCAAGGACAAACTCTAGGACTCGCAGTATGCCAGCTCCGTCGATGCCCTGCACCATTTTTGGTTCAGTTTGGCATATTCTAGGAACTACTGTCACAGCTAAATCTGTACTCTGAAAATCGTTTGTTCTACAGACGTTGGAACCTTCAATTCATTGGTCTCTCTGATCAGTTGCTGTTGCAAGTGAAACACAATGGCAATGTGATAAAGTAATGCTCAAAGACACCTGAATAAAAAATTTTAAACGGGCGATCTAGAGCTGAATCCAAAATGGCTCCTTACTCCCTGTATAGTGCACTATCTGGAATGTGAGCAACTGACTTTAACACCCTGCTTAGCGCACAAGAAGGCATATGTTACACAGCATGGCTCtggagcagaagagcagcattcTCCCCTCAGCCTGCGAGGGGTACCAGGCTGAACCGGGTCAGCACGGTCCTTTTACCCGGAGAAACTGCTGACTGCTTGTGTGTGGAAATGCTGCTCACAGTGCTGACCATTGGAGAGTGTTTCCAACCCGAGCCGTGCTCCACGCTGCCGGAGACCCCGACGAGCAGACAGGACGAGTCGCTCAGCTCTCTGTCACCACCGTATGGAACAACCATGCTGCACTTCAgccacgcacaaacacacagtgaaaGGCACTCAGCTGTGACTTCACATTACATATGAAGGTTTCCTGCAATAATGCAGTTAATTTCCAAATGAATTTTTATACAGTTCATCTAAATGTCATGTGTCCAGACCCCTAATGAGCAGAGGTATAAATAGAAAGGAAAAACCGCTTGATGCAAAATAAGTAGGAAACAACCCACACTGGGAATACACCCAGCTCCACTCAGCTCCACCCAGCTCCACCCAGACCTTTCCAAGTGTTACTCTTTCACTTCCTCACCATTCCACAGCTCCTCCCAATTCCAGCCCACAAGGCCATGCTGCCCTCCGGCTGCGAAAGGAATGCATACACCAGAAGGCTTTTCTCAGGTTGACCAGAGCCGTGGACCAGGTTCCTTGGACATGAGCACTCATCTCTCAGCCTACCTCGTACATCTGAAGCACCAGTATGATGTAGCCCTTTAGGTTTCTGGCCACAAATGGCACATGACAAACCTGGGCTTGAGTGTCTGACATAAGGTGGTATGATTGGTTTATAAGTAAACGCTCTATGCCGCTtggtgagtgttagttgtgggtgaaggttttgttttaAACCACGTCTCTCGTCTTCTGTCCTGCGTTCTCATCTTCTCCCACTTCTCTCACGTCTCCACCCTTTCATTCCGAGGGTGGTGTCCGGACTAATTTGAGTTTTTCTGCTCATTGTAGAAGAGAAACACATTTGTCACACAAATTAATGGGAGAGTTGACAAacctctctttccctttctctcagATAGCATCATACCATCtgcccacacctcacacactcacgcaggcacacacacacacacacaaacacaaatacacactcacacaagcacacacacacagaatcctCTGTGGCAGTGTTTCCATGGAGACAGTGGAGTGCCAGCGCCTGCCGCATCACGCTGGCCTGGTTTATGAGTCAGCGAGACGTATCTGAGACGTATTTGAGCAGTACAAAGTTCCGGATGATTTCTCAGAGCTCAGTCATGTTCAGAAGGCTAGGAAAGTCCTAGAATTTCACCTTTAAATAGCCATTGACCAAAGCACAACAGGAATTTCCTCTGTCCACTGGACAAGGACCAAAACGATCAGATTTCCCACTGATCACGGAGTGAAGTTACCATGGCTACCATACTCTACATCTCCCTCGTTTTATTCAGTCCATCTTTCTGTCCCCTTTCCTACAGGATACAATAAATAACAACTCTCTGGGTgaaaaagagagaagaaaagagaggaaGACCCAGTCATCCTCACCGCATGTCAAAGGTAGGGAGGGCGGATCCAAGATGAAGGCCTAAAGCCTTCATGGTAGGCCTGTACTCACCATTCTCAATGCCACAAGGTTCAGGACTTTGTCTCTCGTAAAGCAGCGTGAAGACCACAGCACAGTGGACGTGTTAGGAGACAGATGGAATTATAATGTTAGGACCACAATGGATTGGAAGTGTTGGGGGCCAAATGCATGTGATGAGACTACAGTGAAAgactttggtttgttttttgttaatgGTCAAACAGGAATAGAGAAGAGTCTAAGAAAGGGTTGTAGTGCTGAACCAGTCAGTATAAACGTCTAAACAACTGAACATCACCATTTGATCAATAGAAAAGATGGAGATAATAAACAGAGAGAAAATAGAAAGATAATAAACAGGGATATAATAAACAGAATTGTCCAAAATACATTAGAAATGGAAATGTAACAGCTTGCCCGACTGTAGACTGCTAATAAAATCCTATTCTGAGTCTTTGCTGagcatgtatgtgtctgtgctgAATGCTTTTGTTAACCCATACACATGAAAACATGTCAGCTGGAAATATGGACACTACTTTTTTGAAAATGTTGTCATTACCTCAACAGCATTTTCAATAGTCCACATTTCAAAAGACTACTGAGGACATGTTCCAAAACAAGAACACTCaaagctgtacacacacacacacacacaattgtagaATCTGAACTTGTGTTGTTTCCCCTAATGCTTCTGTAAATTCTCATTCATATTTACACCCGTTGTTTTCTTCATAATCCTCTTCATTTTGGACCTAGTTTCCTATTATATAatctgcatttgtgtgtgtgtgtgtgtgtgtgtgtgtgtgtttattagggGACCTTCCTCCTACACGTCAGCAGGACACCCACACCAATGTGGACAAAGTCCAGACAAGCAGCAGACTGGATACCAAACCCCGTGTGGCTGGTTTATCCGTACACAAAGATCCCACATCCATCTGCAAGAGGAAGGACAAGCCATCAGAGTCTGTGATCAACACGGGCCCTGCAGCCCAGATCTGCACACGGAACACACCCAGTGACGGTCCCCTGACGGAGGGCCACTGCATCGTGGGAACAGTCAAAGAGACTGCCCACTACCACACGCTGAACGGCTGCCGGGAGCAAGTTCAGTACCTGTCCGAAAATGGATGTACACAAAACCACAAGGACGGCGCGCAGAACGTCCACCTAACGCCCGTGTGTGGTGAACAGGAGCGGCCTTTCCTGTCGCAGAGCAGCGACAGCAACCGCATGTCCATCAGCTCCGACACGGAGCTCCCACCTCTACATTTCCACCCTCTTCCTGGGAACACGAACCCCTCCATCAGTGAGGAGGATGAGGTGTACCCCCCGACACCGCCGTGCAGGACTGACAGCCTCAGTGAGGTGCCGGACCCTGTCGTTATGACGGAGGACGCGGCGCTTGTAAACGCGGAGGTAAGCAAAGACGCATCGGGACTGACTTACGACTCGGTGAAGTACACGCTAGTGGTGGATGAGCATGCGCAGTTGGAGCTGGTCAGCCTGAAGAAGTGTTACCAGAGTTACGAGAGCGACAGTGACAATACCGTCTACGAGTCGGCCCTcgaagaggatgaggaggaccACGAGCTGGAAGAGGAAGAGTCGGGTGCGGGAGGCATTACCAGAGACACTTCGGGTTTGTCAGTCGACTCTGTCACCGACGCCTCGTCAGATCTGCCTCGCTCACGCAAGTTCCTCAACGTCTTTGTGAACAGACATTCACACTTTCCTGGTGGGTGTCACGCGCATTTCTATGCCATGCTTGGTTAAGTTCTCGTTTTCACCATTGATTCTTTTGGGAAATGAATAATATCAAATAAAATGGCCTCAGGTCTTGAGTGGAGGCTTTTGGCACAGCTTTCTAAATACTTAGAAACCCTTCGTAGAGTTTCTAAATACCTACAAACCCATCGTGGAGTTCCTAAATACTCCCCAGCGGGTTGTTTCATGGAGTTTTGTGGAGCTCTGTGATGTGCAATGACTATTGAATAAGGAATAATGAATAAGGAATATGTCCACAGTGAGGTTTGTCATTAGCTGTGGCTCTCTGACTGGAGATCCGTTGTGCTTTCCTTTGTCATTGTTTGTATTGTTTTCAATACCTAGGAGTCGAATCCTTTGGTCTTTTCTCCTGCATAATCGacggggaggagagagaacagagtcaCAGAGCAGCGTTCAGGCAggcccctctcctcctcactctgaCGCCACAAGATGCGATTGCTTTGTATGCCAGATGCCTTTCAACCTTGCTCTGCTTTACAGATTCATCCCAAGGCACGAGGACGAGCTGGAGTTGGAGGCGGACGACCCCCTGCTGATGGAGACGCAGGAGGAAGATCTGTGGTGTAAAGCCTACAATATGCGTACGGGCTCTCTGGGCATTTTCCCTGCCTTCTATGCCGTTAAGGTCACCAAGGACAGCCAACCCAAAGGTCTGACGCCTCCGGGCAAATTCAAAGAGGAAAGATAgtgtgtctgtttctttcttgtatttgttttgtttgtgttgctCAGATCACCTCTCTGTGCTTTTTCTACAGAGGTCAAAAGTGACTGGCTCGACACGTTCTGGGTGAAATTCTTCGGCTCTGTTCAAGTGCCGTATCATAAAGGCAATGACGTGCTGTGTGCAGCTATGCAAAAGGTGCAGAGGAATCACAGTGGATCCATCCGAATGATTCGTTCACTTCAGATATGCATTCATAGTTATGACAATAACAGGAGGTTTTGAGTATAGGTTATTTTTTCCAGAATTTGGCACCCCTCGTCTTTCCTTGCGGTTTTTTGATCTGTTCATGCTCCTCATACACATGAACCAGGTAGTCTGCATGGCTCTTCATGAGAGCTTAAACAGATCAAACACCTGGTCTGGATGGTGTTCCCAGAGGAACGAGTAAGGTTGAAGATGATTGGTTTGCAGTCATCAGAGTCGAGGTTCAATCACGTGACTTTCAATTATGTGAACGTCTAATTAGTTGTGTGGGTCAGCTCAGTTGAGTTATTTTTCTAATTTTAAAAAGGCTGTTGTTCTGTATGTTCTGGTGACAGATTGCAACAAACAGAAGAATAACACACTTCAGCCCCCCATCAGAGTGCATCGTAGAGGTCAGTGTAAGAGGAGTGAAGATTATCGTTGAAACTGAGGCTTCTGAAAGGGTACGAACGTCCTGCACATTTAACATGCCATCACAGTCCTGTTCATTTAACACATCATCACAGTCCTGCTCATTTAAGACATCATCACAGTCCTGCTCGTTTAACAGAGGCTTTCTGCTGGCACGTGTGACCTTGGTCATCTTTGACACACTGAAGTGTTTATTACCAAACAGAACAATGTGAATTCTCTCACTTGGCTGCAAGTTATGCTAATGTTTCACCTTGATTAGCATTGAGACTGGATGCTCACACTCCCTTAGTTAACAGCTCAGTGCTGTGTGAGGTATTACAGTGTTAAGATTGGCAGTCTGCCTTTCCCGCCCCTCCCTCCTTTTGTCACATTATTTAATCTGTGAGTAGAATAAACACCAAAAGTAGTTTAGGTCTTTCAAATACTCCATGTGCACTGAAGGAAGCGAGCATGTTGCCCATATTTGACACTCAGGGTCCTTCAGTGCCATTTTCAAAAATCGTGTTAAGTATTAGGCATAAGGTATTAAAGCTAATGCGTTAAGGTATTAGGGCTAAGGTATTTGGCGAGGCTAAGCTAACTGGCTTCTCCAGTGTAGGGACATGCTTGCAACTTGAAAGTTGTTTTCTTCATATCCTGAACATCATGAAGCATTAACTCCAGATCCACAGTGCTGATGAGTCCGTTCTTGATTTCCTTCTCTCTCAGGGTGACAAGTACTGCCACTTCTTCCAGCTGAAGAACAT
Encoded here:
- the mapk8ip1a gene encoding LOW QUALITY PROTEIN: C-Jun-amino-terminal kinase-interacting protein 1a (The sequence of the model RefSeq protein was modified relative to this genomic sequence to represent the inferred CDS: deleted 1 base in 1 codon) — protein: MVLCLPMDSREDGDSWMEDQWEKWLTHDMSLDEYEDDDLSEVMEMTDGKGGGLSLHDFDGQDHVTQLANGSAGSCKRRGLVELQSEILQLDLIDAEGGTQEEGEEEEEKEGRVSLLIDDRREEERGAGRPATQPMLRDLAPLVVMDTYRPKRPTTLNLFPQVPRTQDTINNNSLGEKERRKERKTQSSSPHVKGDLPPTRQQDTHTNVDKVQTSSRLDTKPRVAGLSVHKDPTSICKRKDKPSESVINTGPAAQICTRNTPSDGPLTEGHCIVGTVKETAHYHTLNGCREQVQYLSENGCTQNHKDGAQNVHLTPVCGEQERPFLSQSSDSNRMSISSDTELPPLHFHPLPGNTNPSISEEDEVYPPTPPCRTDSLSEVPDPVVMTEDAALVNAEVSKDASGLTYDSVKYTLVVDEHAQLELVSLKKCYQSYESDSDNTVYESALEEDEEDHELEEEESGAGGITRDTSGLSVDSVTDASSDLPRSRKFLNVFVNRHSHFPGVESFGLFSCIIDGEEREQSHRAAFRFIPRHEDELELEADDPLLMETQEEDLWCKAYNMRTGSLGIFPAFYAVKVTKDSQPKEVKSDWLDTFWVKFFGSVQVPYHKGNDVLCAAMQKIATNRRITHFSPPSECIVEVSVRGVKIIVETEASERGDKYCHFFQLKNISFCGCHPKSKKYFGLITKHPAHQKFACHVFFSEEHASHMASSVGKAFHQFYKENMEYSCPTEDIFLE